The Solibacillus sp. FSL R7-0682 genome includes a window with the following:
- a CDS encoding extracellular solute-binding protein, which produces MKRNVFFTLLLASLVLILVACSNSEEKKETSTQGDSGSSENPSGSLVIYTGRDETMVQGVIDKFNERYPDINVEYMTMGAQQILERVRGEKANPQGDFWWGGTQSGMMVAANEDLLLPWEPSFVDKIDPLHRDEQNRWVGEMLLPEVIMINSEVLSPEEGPQDWDELLDPKWKDEILIRGVLASGTMRTIYSSMIYRQGAETPEKGYDWLLKLDANTKEYTQDPNALYLKLARQEGSLSLWNLQDILLKKHTTDYTFDYIYPKSGAPILVDAVGVINNAKNEANAKLFMEFLFEQETMVELSEEYYQIPTRTDIDKASMPNWYKELDLKPLDIDWQVMTDKEAEWMEYWDMNVKGKGK; this is translated from the coding sequence ATGAAGAGGAATGTTTTTTTCACTTTGTTACTTGCTTCACTCGTACTAATTTTAGTAGCTTGTAGCAATTCAGAAGAAAAAAAGGAAACATCTACACAAGGTGATAGTGGCTCAAGTGAAAATCCATCTGGAAGTTTAGTCATTTATACTGGTCGGGATGAAACAATGGTCCAAGGTGTAATCGATAAATTTAATGAGCGCTATCCTGATATTAATGTTGAATACATGACAATGGGTGCACAGCAAATTTTAGAGCGTGTACGTGGTGAAAAAGCAAATCCACAGGGAGATTTCTGGTGGGGCGGTACACAATCCGGGATGATGGTGGCAGCAAATGAAGATTTATTATTACCTTGGGAACCTTCCTTCGTTGACAAAATTGACCCCTTACATCGAGATGAGCAAAATCGATGGGTCGGCGAAATGTTATTACCAGAAGTCATTATGATTAATAGTGAAGTACTCTCCCCTGAAGAAGGTCCACAAGATTGGGATGAATTACTTGATCCGAAGTGGAAAGATGAAATTTTAATTCGTGGTGTCCTTGCATCAGGTACGATGCGTACGATTTATTCTTCGATGATTTATCGCCAAGGAGCTGAAACACCAGAAAAGGGCTATGATTGGTTATTAAAGCTCGATGCTAATACAAAAGAATATACGCAAGACCCAAATGCACTTTACTTAAAATTAGCACGCCAAGAGGGTTCTCTTTCATTATGGAATTTACAAGATATTTTACTAAAAAAACATACGACAGATTATACATTTGACTACATTTATCCAAAGAGCGGTGCACCAATATTAGTTGATGCAGTTGGCGTTATCAATAATGCTAAAAATGAGGCAAATGCTAAATTATTCATGGAATTTTTATTTGAGCAGGAAACAATGGTTGAATTATCAGAAGAATATTACCAAATCCCTACACGTACAGACATTGACAAAGCATCCATGCCAAACTGGTACAAAGAGCTAGATTTAAAGCCTTTAGATATCGACTGGCAAGTGATGACAGACAAAGAAGCTGAATGGATGGAATATTGGGATATGAATGTAAAAGGGAAAGGTAAATAA
- a CDS encoding ABC transporter ATP-binding protein yields the protein MKAVRIKDVSKKFGNVLSVSDLDLTIKSGEFFTFLGPSGCGKTTTLRMVAGFYYPTTGKIYFDEHDVTTLQPNKRNIGMVFQNYALFPHMTVDENIAFGLEVRKLNKKQIREKVDRIRSLVHLGPYGTRKINELSGGQQQRVALARALVIEPDILLLDEPLSNLDAKLREETRIEIKRIQSELGVTTIYVTHDQTEAMAMSDRIMVMENGCVKQIGTPQEIYHRPNDRFVATFIGETNMLTMTVQNIEEDVITVTDNNGLVLKGLKKNCAHNLSVNIGDSVYVSIRPESFEMGQGENAIAGTIELIEYTGLSVNYILHTNGATIKAMILSRGTAMKQAGDYIELHIPPSNLYFLGE from the coding sequence ATGAAGGCTGTTCGAATAAAAGACGTTTCAAAAAAATTTGGAAATGTACTAAGCGTGAGTGATTTAGATTTAACTATTAAGTCTGGCGAGTTTTTCACCTTTCTAGGTCCTAGTGGATGCGGCAAAACAACAACATTACGAATGGTCGCTGGATTTTACTACCCTACTACAGGAAAAATTTACTTTGATGAGCACGATGTGACAACACTTCAGCCAAACAAACGCAATATCGGTATGGTATTTCAAAATTATGCATTATTTCCTCATATGACAGTCGATGAAAATATCGCATTTGGTTTAGAAGTTCGGAAATTAAATAAAAAACAAATTCGCGAAAAAGTAGATCGTATTCGTAGCCTTGTCCACTTAGGTCCTTATGGCACACGAAAAATTAATGAATTATCCGGTGGTCAACAACAACGGGTTGCTCTAGCTCGTGCTCTAGTCATTGAGCCAGATATATTACTTTTAGATGAACCCTTATCCAATTTAGATGCGAAGCTGCGAGAAGAAACACGTATCGAAATTAAACGCATCCAATCAGAGCTTGGGGTGACAACTATATACGTTACACATGATCAAACAGAGGCAATGGCGATGTCAGATCGTATTATGGTCATGGAGAACGGTTGCGTCAAACAAATTGGGACACCACAGGAAATTTACCATCGCCCAAATGATCGTTTTGTCGCAACATTTATTGGAGAAACAAATATGTTAACGATGACCGTTCAAAACATTGAAGAGGACGTTATTACAGTCACTGATAATAATGGGCTCGTGTTAAAGGGCTTGAAGAAAAATTGCGCACATAATTTATCTGTAAATATCGGCGATTCTGTTTATGTATCGATTCGACCGGAATCATTTGAAATGGGACAAGGAGAAAATGCGATTGCCGGTACGATTGAGTTAATCGAGTATACTGGATTAAGCGTAAATTATATCCTTCATACAAACGGAGCAACAATAAAAGCAATGATACTTAGCCGTGGGACAGCAATGAAACAAGCTGGTGACTACATTGAGCTACATATTCCACCAAGTAATCTATATTTCCTTGGAGAATAG